Proteins encoded by one window of Porphyromonas vaginalis:
- a CDS encoding iron ABC transporter permease gives MRRPVIAFTLIALLIIVFFVLNLSLGTIAIPFDEVVRILFGADASGDEIWRNIIWKSRYPQTITALVAGAGLSISGLQMQTVFRNPLAGPSELGISSGASLGVATFILLSGSISQRALVRMGFVGEMAVSVAALIGAMLVMSIIMTMAQRVRGNVVLLIMGVMIGYIANAIIGVLKFFSNDEDVRSYVIWGLGSFAKVSGDQVTTFVIIMLVLIPLSFLLIKALNLMLLGENYARSLGLNYGRARHLVIFSACLLTAIVTAYCGPIVFIGLAVPHLCRTIFATSNHLTLMPAVTLVGALLALCCNLIARMPGMEGALPINSVTALIGAPIVIWVLFDKRRREEL, from the coding sequence ATGCGACGTCCAGTTATAGCCTTTACACTTATAGCACTCCTTATTATAGTGTTCTTCGTCCTCAACCTGTCGCTGGGGACGATCGCTATCCCCTTTGATGAGGTGGTGCGCATACTCTTTGGGGCAGATGCTAGTGGCGATGAGATCTGGCGAAATATCATCTGGAAGAGTCGCTACCCGCAGACGATTACGGCACTGGTAGCGGGTGCGGGCCTCTCGATCAGCGGTCTGCAGATGCAGACGGTCTTTCGCAATCCACTTGCGGGGCCTTCGGAGTTGGGTATTAGCTCGGGAGCTAGCCTAGGCGTGGCGACCTTTATCCTCCTCTCGGGTAGCATTAGCCAGCGAGCCCTCGTGCGAATGGGCTTCGTGGGGGAGATGGCGGTCTCGGTGGCAGCACTCATCGGGGCGATGCTGGTGATGTCGATCATTATGACGATGGCGCAGCGCGTCCGTGGCAATGTGGTGCTACTGATCATGGGTGTGATGATCGGCTACATAGCGAATGCGATCATCGGTGTGCTGAAGTTCTTTAGCAATGATGAGGATGTGCGGAGCTATGTCATCTGGGGCTTGGGAAGCTTTGCCAAGGTGAGTGGCGACCAGGTGACCACCTTTGTCATCATCATGCTGGTGCTGATACCGCTCTCCTTCTTGCTGATCAAGGCGCTGAACCTGATGCTCCTCGGGGAGAACTACGCCCGCAGCCTCGGGCTAAACTACGGACGGGCGCGCCATCTGGTCATCTTCTCGGCCTGTCTGCTGACCGCTATCGTGACCGCATACTGCGGCCCCATCGTCTTCATCGGACTGGCGGTGCCGCATCTCTGTCGCACCATCTTTGCCACCTCCAATCATCTGACGCTGATGCCCGCCGTGACGCTCGTTGGGGCGCTCCTAGCACTCTGCTGTAACCTAATCGCCCGCATGCCAGGCATGGAGGGGGCACTACCGATCAACTCGGTGACGGCGCTCATCGGTGCTCCGATTGTGATCTGGGTACTATTTGACAAACGACGTAGAGAGGAACTATAA
- the cbiD gene encoding cobalt-precorrin-5B (C(1))-methyltransferase CbiD, whose amino-acid sequence MILIIGGTTEGRKALEVCEEAGKPFYYSTRGASQELTMHHGIRLEGGMNGEEMAHFCTERAIALIVDAAHPFAMGVHQSVADCVSRLQLPVIRYERTFPALPASVVSLDSFDAALTYLLKHQPRRLLALTGVNSIERLRAYWTQHETYLRVMPIAETEERLRQSDFPPERVVYYDKEQCDRELFATLRPDMILLKESGDTSGFAAKVEEALALGITVLVIRRPQIPYPATVTVEGPVGLRRSIEKLLGDNFFPQRIGLTTGTTATAAATAALLTLLNEESYSEVTVTLPQGERVPFPIQHTELTAQGARAVAIKDAGSDPDVTDGAEIVADLSLTQAHSGVAFLQGEGIGRVTLPGIGLEVGEPAVNPVPRQMMRQALGALVDLSQVGIDLTISVPEGRRLAHSTFNPRLGILDGISILGTTGVVRPYSSEAFVESIRRELEVSKSVYGKQLVLNSGGRSERYLKGRFPDLPANAFVQYGNFIGETLSLANELGFPQITLGIMIGKAVKLAAGELDTHSKKVVMDKAFITALASASGASEAQKKQIREMTLARELWQIFPDGTHPLYQSIVDHCYQVCKPLVPSAQLEVLLIPDSQL is encoded by the coding sequence ATGATCTTAATCATCGGAGGAACCACAGAAGGACGTAAAGCACTCGAGGTGTGTGAGGAAGCGGGCAAACCCTTTTACTACTCCACACGAGGCGCTTCGCAAGAGCTCACGATGCACCACGGGATCCGTCTAGAGGGCGGAATGAATGGCGAGGAGATGGCGCATTTCTGCACAGAGCGAGCGATAGCCCTCATCGTAGATGCGGCGCACCCCTTCGCTATGGGCGTTCATCAGAGCGTTGCCGACTGCGTATCCCGCCTGCAGCTCCCCGTGATACGCTACGAGCGCACCTTCCCCGCTTTGCCCGCCTCGGTCGTGTCGCTGGACTCCTTTGACGCTGCATTGACCTATCTCCTCAAGCATCAACCTCGGCGACTGCTCGCTCTGACGGGCGTCAACTCGATTGAGCGACTGAGAGCCTACTGGACCCAGCACGAGACCTATCTGCGGGTGATGCCCATCGCAGAGACTGAGGAGCGATTACGGCAGAGCGACTTTCCGCCAGAGCGGGTGGTTTACTATGACAAGGAGCAGTGTGACCGAGAGCTCTTCGCCACGCTACGACCAGACATGATCCTACTCAAGGAGAGTGGCGACACGAGTGGCTTTGCGGCAAAAGTGGAGGAGGCACTCGCACTCGGCATCACCGTGCTGGTCATCCGAAGGCCTCAGATCCCTTATCCCGCTACCGTCACCGTTGAGGGACCCGTAGGTCTTCGCCGCTCCATCGAGAAACTATTGGGAGACAACTTCTTTCCGCAGCGCATCGGCTTGACGACAGGCACCACCGCCACAGCTGCTGCTACGGCAGCCCTGCTCACACTGCTCAACGAGGAGTCTTATAGCGAGGTGACCGTAACCCTTCCTCAGGGCGAACGGGTTCCTTTTCCGATCCAGCATACGGAGCTTACGGCGCAAGGCGCTCGAGCGGTCGCTATCAAGGATGCCGGTAGCGATCCCGACGTAACCGACGGCGCAGAGATCGTTGCTGACCTATCACTCACGCAGGCTCATAGTGGGGTCGCCTTCCTACAGGGCGAAGGGATAGGTCGTGTTACCCTCCCAGGCATCGGACTAGAGGTCGGAGAGCCTGCCGTCAACCCTGTACCGCGTCAGATGATGCGCCAAGCACTCGGTGCCTTGGTCGACCTTTCACAAGTGGGCATCGACCTAACCATCTCCGTGCCCGAGGGACGACGGCTCGCCCACAGCACCTTCAATCCACGGCTCGGCATCCTAGACGGCATTTCTATCCTCGGCACCACAGGCGTCGTGCGACCCTACTCGAGTGAAGCTTTTGTTGAGTCGATACGTCGTGAGCTGGAGGTGAGCAAATCGGTCTACGGCAAGCAGCTCGTGCTTAACTCTGGCGGACGCAGCGAGCGGTACCTCAAGGGGCGCTTCCCTGACCTTCCCGCCAATGCTTTCGTTCAGTATGGCAACTTCATCGGGGAGACGCTCAGCCTCGCCAACGAACTGGGTTTCCCGCAGATCACCCTCGGCATCATGATCGGTAAGGCGGTCAAGCTGGCAGCTGGCGAACTGGACACACATAGCAAGAAGGTGGTGATGGACAAAGCTTTCATCACTGCTCTCGCATCTGCCTCTGGTGCGAGTGAAGCGCAGAAGAAGCAGATCCGCGAGATGACCCTAGCCCGCGAACTATGGCAGATCTTCCCCGATGGCACACACCCGCTCTACCAGAGCATCGTCGATCATTGCTATCAAGTCTGCAAACCCCTCGTTCCCTCAGCTCAGCTCGAGGTACTCCTCATCCCTGACTCACAACTTTAG
- a CDS encoding ABC transporter ATP-binding protein: MTSHATIELCDLSIGYHQMKRTRVVASQLNATIWSGQLTCLIGSNGVGKSTLLRTIAAFQPKLGGALLVEGKEIQQYSAKELARRISVVLTERLIMSNTTAYEMIAIGRSLYTGFWGQMDESNRQAVNEAIELVGIQPLTKRMIDSLSDGERQKVMIAKALAQETPIILLDEPTAFLDFPSKVDMLQLLLRLSRETHKTIFLSTHDLELALQIADQVWLLDDDHVLHMGPPRTLASDGTLPSYFAAKGIDFDPDTLHFSIHTSKV; the protein is encoded by the coding sequence ATGACTAGCCACGCAACGATAGAGCTTTGTGACCTATCAATAGGGTATCACCAGATGAAGCGCACGCGCGTTGTAGCGAGCCAGCTCAACGCTACCATCTGGTCGGGACAGCTCACCTGCCTCATCGGGTCAAATGGTGTGGGCAAGTCGACACTGCTCAGGACCATCGCCGCCTTCCAGCCGAAGCTCGGAGGGGCGCTCCTAGTCGAGGGTAAGGAGATACAGCAATACAGTGCCAAAGAGCTGGCGCGTCGTATCAGCGTCGTGCTAACGGAGCGGCTCATCATGAGCAATACGACTGCCTACGAGATGATCGCCATTGGGCGGAGCCTCTACACAGGCTTCTGGGGGCAGATGGACGAGAGCAACCGGCAGGCGGTCAACGAGGCGATAGAGTTGGTCGGCATCCAACCTCTAACCAAACGGATGATCGACTCACTCAGTGACGGCGAGCGTCAGAAGGTGATGATTGCCAAGGCTCTGGCTCAGGAGACACCTATCATATTACTAGACGAGCCAACCGCCTTCCTAGACTTCCCCTCGAAGGTTGATATGCTACAGCTCCTTCTTCGCTTGTCTCGTGAGACGCACAAGACGATCTTCCTCTCCACGCACGACCTAGAGCTGGCTCTCCAGATAGCTGATCAGGTGTGGCTCCTCGATGATGATCACGTGCTACACATGGGTCCGCCGAGGACGCTCGCCAGTGACGGCACCTTGCCGAGCTACTTTGCGGCAAAAGGGATCGACTTCGACCCCGACACATTACACTTCTCCATCCACACCTCAAAGGTATGA
- a CDS encoding cobyrinate a,c-diamide synthase, producing MSTLPSLLIAAPLSESGKSTLTMGLLRAYTRRGLATQAFKCGPDYVDPKLHSVATGRPAVNLDLFMYGAERVQALYGHYSQDAQAVIVEGVMGLFDGYDRDKGSAADIARLLDLPIVLVVTPRSMAYTVAPLLYGLQRFDPRVRIAGVIFNKVSSERHLTYLTQAAADAGVPVLGSLPRVDDIAIPSRYLGLDVDDLAQIDRYADQVADLLEQHLDIDRLLAISSERKKLPHETSFLQKHSSSAPRRIAVARDDAFNFLYQENVRQLEQWGEITYFSPLSDSSLPPSDFVYLPGGYPELHLEQLSANKSMLDSLRDYIRGGGAMLAEGGGMLLLCEAIVDEKGTSYPLVGALQQTATMQQRGLALGYRQLEIAGVAVRGHEFHYSRIIDPLPSTAQQYNAWGDPVATALWQTSRCYATYTHLALTEELLAQLL from the coding sequence ATGTCAACTCTTCCCTCCCTCCTCATCGCTGCGCCCCTCTCTGAGAGTGGCAAAAGCACGCTCACCATGGGCCTCCTCCGTGCTTACACACGTCGTGGTCTGGCCACCCAAGCTTTCAAGTGTGGACCCGACTACGTAGATCCTAAGCTGCACAGCGTGGCAACGGGTCGCCCAGCGGTCAATCTGGACCTCTTCATGTACGGAGCCGAGCGGGTGCAGGCGCTCTATGGCCATTATAGTCAGGACGCTCAGGCAGTCATCGTGGAGGGGGTGATGGGTCTCTTCGACGGTTACGATCGGGACAAAGGTTCCGCAGCCGACATTGCTCGCCTCCTAGACCTGCCCATCGTGCTGGTCGTGACCCCGCGCTCGATGGCTTACACGGTGGCTCCGCTACTCTACGGATTGCAGCGCTTTGACCCAAGGGTTCGAATAGCGGGTGTCATCTTTAACAAAGTCTCCTCGGAGCGTCACCTGACCTATCTCACGCAAGCTGCCGCAGATGCGGGCGTGCCAGTGCTGGGCTCGCTACCTCGTGTCGATGACATCGCCATCCCCAGTCGCTATCTAGGGCTGGACGTCGACGACTTGGCGCAGATAGACCGCTATGCCGATCAGGTGGCCGACCTCTTAGAGCAACATCTAGACATTGATCGCCTCCTAGCCATCTCATCTGAGCGAAAGAAGCTGCCTCACGAGACATCTTTTCTGCAAAAGCACTCTTCGTCAGCTCCTCGTCGCATAGCGGTGGCTCGTGACGACGCTTTCAACTTCCTCTATCAGGAGAATGTGCGCCAGCTAGAGCAGTGGGGCGAGATAACCTACTTCAGCCCGCTCTCCGATAGCTCACTACCACCGAGTGACTTCGTCTATCTCCCAGGGGGCTATCCCGAGCTACATCTGGAGCAACTTTCAGCCAATAAGTCAATGCTCGACAGCCTCCGCGACTACATCCGTGGGGGCGGTGCGATGCTTGCCGAGGGCGGGGGCATGCTCCTCCTCTGCGAGGCGATTGTCGATGAGAAGGGAACCAGCTATCCGCTCGTGGGTGCGCTACAGCAGACCGCCACGATGCAGCAGCGCGGGCTAGCGCTCGGCTACCGACAGCTCGAGATAGCGGGTGTGGCAGTGCGTGGACACGAGTTTCACTACTCCCGTATCATCGATCCGCTACCCTCGACAGCGCAGCAGTACAATGCGTGGGGCGACCCCGTAGCGACCGCACTGTGGCAGACGAGCCGCTGCTACGCCACCTATACGCACTTAGCCCTTACCGAAGAGCTCTTGGCCCAGCTACTGTAG